A region of the Arthrobacter sp. FW306-07-I genome:
GCCCATGGGCAAGGCGTCCATCCGCACCCGGAGCGGCGTCTCCATCGTGGCCATCATGCGCGAGGGTGAGGTGCTGCCATCGCCCGGGCCCGACGTCGTCCTCCACCCCGGTGACCTGCTGGTGGCAGTGGGCACCCAGGAAGGCCTCGACTCAGCGGCCCATATCCTGCGCCACGGCTAGTTCCCATGGACCCGTTGGCCCAGACCCTCGTTGAACTGGGGGCCGTTGTGTTCTGCCTCGGCCTCCTGGCCAGGCTGGCCGGACGGATCGGGATGTCGCCCATCCCCTTTTACCTGCTGGGCGGTCTGGCCTTCGGTGCCGGCGGCGTCGTCAAGCTCGAAGGCATGCACGAATTTGCCCATCTTTCCGGCGAAATCGGCGTCATCCTCCTGCTGCTTATGCTCGGGCTGGAATATACGGCTGCCGAACTTTTTACCGGGCTGCGCCGTTCCTGGCAGGCCGGCATCCTGGACCTTGTCCTGAACTTCCTGCCCGGCGCCGGGCTCGCGCTGCTACTGGGCTGGGGCGGCGTGGGTGCCATGGTCATGGGCGGGGTCACCTACATCTCCTCCTCGGGCATCGCCGCCAAGGTCATTACGGACCTGGGCCGGCTTGGTAACCGCGAAACACCCGTGGTGCTGTCCATCCTGGTGTTCGAGGACCTGGCCATGGCCGTCTACCTGCCCATCCTCACGGCCACCCTGGCCGGGGTGAGTTTCCTGGGCGGGCTGACCACGGTGGGGATTGCCCTGGCGGTGGTCACCGTGGTCCTGATGGTGGCGCTGCGGCACGGGCACCACGTGTCCAAGGCCGTGCACAGCGAGAACTCCGAGGTCTTCCTGCTCAACGTCCTCGGGGCCGCCCTGCTGGTGGCGGGCGCCGCATCCGCCATGCAGGTCTCTGCGGCAGTGGGCGCGTTCATGCTGGGCATCGCCATCTCAGGCTCCACCGCGCACAATGCCACCCGCATCCTTGAGCCGCTGCGGGACCTGTTTGCCGCTATCTTCTTTGTGGCGTTCGGGCTCAACACGGACCCCGCCTCCATTCCGCCGGTCCTGGGCTGGGCCCTGGTCCTGGCGGTGGCCACGGCGGGCACCAAGATGATCACGGGAATCTGGGCCGCCAAGCAGGCCGGAATCGCCCGGCCGGGCCGCTTCCGGGCGGGCGCCGCACTGGTGGCGCGCGGCGAATTCTCCATCGTGATCGCGGGCCTTGCCGTTGCCTCGGGAGCGGTTCCGCATGAGCTCGCGGCGCTGGCCACCGCCTACGTGCTGCTGATGGCGGTGCTGGGTCCGCTGGCCGCGCGCTACGTGGAGCCGCTGGCCAAGCCGTTCATCCGGCCGCGGGCGGTCGCCCCGCAGACCTAGCCCCTCAAAGCATTGGGAGCGCAGGAGCTTAGGCGCGCGGCTGCCTGCTGGTGCTCTAGATGCTGGTGCGGTGGAAGTTCAGGTGGCTGCGGCTGGCGGTGGGGCCACGCTGGCCCTGGTACCGGTTACCGTACTCCCCCTGGCCGTACGGGTACTCCGCCGCCGAAGTCAGCCGGAAGAAGCAGAGCTGGCCGATCTTCATCCCCGGCCACAGCTTGATGGGCAGTGTTGCCATGTTGGACAGCTCAAGGGTGACGTGGCCGGAAAAGCCAGGGTCGATGAAGCCGGCAGTGGAGTGGGTCAACAGGCCAAGCCGGCCCAGCGATGACTTGCCTTCCAGGCGGGCCGCAATGTCGTCGGGCAGCGTCACGGTCTCATAGGTGGAACCCAGGACGAACTCCCCCGGGTGCAGGATAAAGGCCTCGTCCTGCTCCACTTCCACCAGCCGGGTCAGCTCGGGCTGCTCCTGCGCCGGATCAATGTGCGCGTACTTGTGGTTGTCGAACAACCGGAAGAACTTGTCGATCCGGACATCCACGGACGACGGCTGGACCATCGCCGGATCGTACGGTTCCAGCACGATCCGCTGGGAATCAATTTCGGCTCGAATGTCGCGGTCAGAGATCAGCACCGTCCCAAATTACCGTATCGGTTATCCACAGCCACACTTTCCCGTTGTTGCTGTGGCCTGGTGGGGCTAATGTTGCGAATGAAAGCCGCCGGAATGGTCTCCCGAATGGCGTAACAGAGCTGGGGATGTTGTGAATAAATTAGTGGCACCGTCTTTTATTGGCGTGCTCTGTGCATTGGCGCTGGTCTCTTCGTCTGCCGCCGCACCCCCCGAGCCGCTGCCCTTCGGCCAGGCCTCGGGCACAGCGAGCATCACACTGCAGGCTCCGCTGGTCCGCGGCAGCGGAACCTCCATGCAGGCTGACACGGCAGGGAAACTCACCCCTGCCGTAGACCCCGATATCCGCGTCGCTTCGCCCCTGACCGGGGCAGCCCCCACACCGGAGCCTGCGCCCGCTCCCCCAACGGCCACGTCCGCACCCGACCTCGCCCCTCCGTCCGATGCCGGGGTTGCGCCCTCCACGGAAACTTCGCCGTCTCCGCCACCCACTTCCGCTTCCCCGGCCACACCCCAAACGACTTCCATCCCTCCGCTGTGGGCACCGGACCAGGAACTGTCCTCACCGTCCACAACGCAGCTCGCGGCTCCCGATTCCTCCGCCCCCCTTTCCACCGAGGCACTGGTACCGGACAGCAACTCGTCCGCCATCCTCACCGTGTTCACCAAGATCAACGAGTACCGGGTGGCCAACGGCCTTAACAAGGTCAAGTACCACCCCACTGTGGCCGGGTTGTCGCAAGAATGGTCGGACAACATCGCCACGCGTGAGGTAATCGAACACCGCGCGAGTTTCTGGACTGATCCCCGCGCCCTGAACCCCAACAACGGAGCCGGTGAAGTCATCGCCATCCGCACCGACCGGGACGCCGCCCAGCTTGTGGAGTGGTGGAAGGGTTCACCGGGCCACAATGCCATGCTTCTCGACCCGCGCTTCAACGTGATGGGCGCCGGGATCTCCTATACGAACTCCACGTACCAGATTTGGGGTGTGGTGAACTTCTTCGGATACACCACACTGCCGGCGGGAACCCTCGATTCCCCGGGCGGCGCCGGGTCGGGTGGAGCTTTCCCGCCCCCGCCGCCAAGCCTGTGCGACGCACCCGTCAAGCACATGCCGCCCACCCTCAATCTCGCCGCAGCGGCAATCACCGGCCCGGCAGACCTCGTTTCCGTCGACTCCGCCGGCCAACTGCTGAACCGTGCGTCCACCGGCCCCCGCACCTACGCCGCAGCCAAGGTCATCGGCTCCGGCTTTGGCGGAGCCAAGGAAGTCTTTGTCACCGACTGGGACCGGGACGGCGCCTATGACGTCCTGACCCAATGGACCGGCGGCAACCTGACCCTGTACAGGGGCATCGCCACCGGTGGGTTCCAGGCGCCCATCACCCTCGGTACGGGTGGCTGGAACACCCTGACCTTGGCCGTGGGCGGCTGGTGCGCCAACAACCGCATGCCCCAGATCCTGGCGCTGGACGGCGCCGGCAACCTGTTCATGTATGCGAACAGGGGAACCGGCGACATCGCGGACCGGGTCACCATTGCCACTGGCATCTACGCCTCCCGGCTCTCCATGGTGGACTACGACGCCGACGGTTTCCAGGACGTCCTCGCGCTGAAGACCGACGGCACCGTACAGCTCTACCGCGGGTGGGGCACCACCGCGGTCCGCGCGGAGGCCAGGCCCACCGTCGCAACGGGGTGGACGGACGTCACAGGAATCCGGGCGCTGCGGAATGTCACCGGGCTGAACTCCACAGGCGTGGCGCTCCGGCGGGCCAATGACACCGTGCAGTACTGGGACCTTAGCTCTGGAAGCCTCGCGTCGCCGTCGAACATAACCGGCCCCTGGAGCGGGCAGCGGCTGGCGCAGTAGGCCAGGCTGTCTGCCGGCACCGGTAGCCGAACCCCGGCACCAGCACCCGGCATTGCAGCGTCAGAGTGCGGGCTGCAGTTCCAGCACGTGCTTCAGCCGGTCCAGCTGGGCCACGTCGGAGCTGACGCGGCGCTGCAGCATCCCGTCCAGGAACGTGAACCTGCTGAGGAAGCCGAAGCGGCCGCCGCGTTTTGCTTCCATGGCGAACCGCACGCGGGTCCCGGCGTCCTCGCTGCTGAGGTAGTAGCCGCCCCAGCGGGTTGCGGGACCGGAGACGATGTGGAATTCAATTTCTGCCCCTGGCCGCAGGTTGGTGATCTCCAGTTCCGCCGGGATGCTCAGGCCGGAGCGGCCGGCCACCATTTTGCGGTACAGCGCGCCGTTGGCATCGGCGGGCCCCCGAACGAGCTTCACGCTCCGGACGTCACTGCGCCAGGCGGGAAGATTGGTCGCGTCAAGGAGGTATTGGTACACGGGCATGGCGTCGCGTTCTATGAGGACCTCGTGCTCTGCGATTGCCATGTAAAAAATTCCTGTGGTTGACGTCGGCTGCCGCAATAGCTGCCTCCCCCAAATGCGGCCGCTACCCGGATCAGGTTAGCCAGCGCCCCTCGGCCGGACCTAGCAGGCACCGCGGACGTTATTGAAGAGTTACTGGATGACGCCCGGGCTTGCGGCGGGTTGCAGGTCTTGCCTTGAAGGACACGGAGGCGCTGCTGGCCGGGTTGGCGGGGAGCCTGCAGATCTGCGCTAAGCTAAGTTCTGCCCCGCTCGAGCGAGGGCGCTGCGGCTGTAGCTCAATGGTAGAGCGCTAGCTTCCCAAGCTTGATACGCGGGTTCGATTCCCGTCAGCCGCTCTCGTGCCCGCACGGCGGCCCTCCACAGTTCCATTAGGTGCCAGGGTGTACCGTCGGTAGCAAGGAGCCTTTCGGCTCCGCTACAGGAGCAATCATGGCTGATAAGTCCCCGCGTCAAACGGCATCAAAAAAGTCCGGCAAGTCCATCAAGGAAAAGCGCGCAGACAAGAGGGCCGCAGCTGCCCCTGCCGGCTCCTTGGACATCACTCCCACCAAAGCGGCGAAGAAGAAGTAACCCAGCGAACATCCCGCTGGGCCAGCACAAGACCCCGTCATCGCGGCTGATGGCGGGGTCTTGTGTTCGCTGCAGGCAGGCGACAGGCCCTACCGGGCCCGTTCGCTAGGTTCCCGCGTGCCTGCTGACGATTCTCAAAGGGCGCCGGGCCTTTATGTCCATCCGGACGGCCAGGCCACCCTTCCGCGCCAGGATCGCGGCGACGGTGATGGCCGCCAGCGCGGGCACGCCGCCGGAGACCAACAGGGCAACATGCGGGTTGGCGTGTTCGGCGATCGAGCCCAGCATGGGGCCGCCCAGCGCCTGGCCCCCGATCTGCACCATGATGTACAGGCTCATCACGCGGCCGCGGATGCCCAGGTTGGAACTGACCTGTACCAACTGGTTGCAGCCGGTCAGGAACATGAGGCACCAGAATCCGGACAGCACCATCACCGCCCCGAAGGACACCATGGACGGCGCAAGCGCGGCAAGGCAGAGCATCAGGCCGTACATGCCGGCGCAGAACACCACGGACCGAAGGCGCAGTTGACGACGGCGGGTGGACGCCACGGCGCCGGACAGGGCACCAAGTGCCACCAGGGCATTGAGCACACCGTAACCACCGGCGCCCACCTGGAAGACGTGGTCCGCGAAGGCGGCGAGGATTACGGGCAGGCTCATGGCGAAGACCGAAACAAATCCGGCCATCAGCCACGGCCAGTAGATAGTGGGCTTGCTCAGGGCATAGCGGAGCCCCTCCCGCAGCATTCCCTTGCTCTTGGGCGTGGGTGCACTGACGAACAGCTGGTCCTTCCGCAGGACCAGGAGCATCACCACCGTCGAGCAGCAGGCCAGGGCGTTGGCCGCAAAAGCCCAGCCGGCGCCTACCGCCGTCAGCAGCAGGCCCGCCATGGCCGGGCCGATCAGGCCGCCCAGCTGGAAGGTGGTGGAGTTGACGCTGATGGCGTTCCGCAGATAGGTGGGGCCTACGAGTTCGTTGACGAACACTTGGCGCGCCGGCTGGTCGAGGACTGTCACCAGGCCCAGGACCAGGGCAATGCCGTAGACGTGCCACACCATGATGACGCCGCTGAGGGCAAGGGTGGCAAGCGTTGCGGCAAGGACAGCGGCCACGCTCTGGCACAGGATGAGGATCTTTCGCTTGGCGAACCGGTCGGCGATCATGCCACCCCAGGGCCCCAGCAGCAGGGAGGGCAGGAACTGCAGAGCCACGGTGATGCCAACGGCTGTCACGGAGCCGGAGAGCTGGAGCACCAACCAGTCCTGGGCGATCCGCTGCATCCAGATGGCGATGACCGCGATGAAGTGGCCGGCCGCAAAGATCCGGAAGTTGGGCACCTTCAGCGAGATGAAGGTGTGCTTCCACGGGAGCCGCTCCGCGACGACCGGAATCGGCTGGGTCTGGTTGTTGGGCGGCGCTGAGCCCGCCGCGTCGATGACTGGTTGGGAGATGGAGGCCGACGAAGGCGGAGGGGGTGCCACAGGGATGTCCTCAAATATTGCGGGCGGTCTGGGATGCCCTTAACGCTAGGCTGGCGGAGCAGATTATGGAGGCGTATGGTCCCTATAACTCGTATTGCAATACGCAATAGGACCGCAGCTACAGAGACACCGGAGTCCCCATGTTCGAACCAGCCCAGTTGCGCTCTTTCCTGGCCGTCGCCGATACGCTCAGCTTCACCAAAGCCGCCGAGCGCCTCGGGCTGGCCCAGCCGACCATCAGCCAGCACATCCGCAAGCTGGAGGCGGCGGCCAAGCGCAGCCTGATCACACGCGATACCCGCGACGTCCGGCTCACGGACAACGGGGACGCCATGGCCGGATTCGCCCGGAACATCCTGTCCGCCCACGACGCCGCAGCCCGCTACTTTTCAGGTTCGGCGATGCGGGGCCGGCTGCGGTTCGGCACCGCGGACGATCTCGCCATCACCGGGCTGCCGCGCATCCTGCGCGAGTTCCGGCAGATTTACCCCCAGATCAACCTGGAGCTGACGGTGGGGCAAAGCGACCAGCTGTACCGCAAGCTCAACGCCGGCCAGCTGGACCTGGTCTTCGTGAAATGGGTGGCAGGGGCAAAGGATGGCACCGTGGTCCAGCACGATTCCTTCTCCTGGGTGGGCCTGGAGCAGACCGTGATGGAGCCGGGCACCCCCGTACCCCTGATCGCCTACCCCGCCCCCAGCCTCAGCCGGAAACTCGCCATCGTTGCACTCGAAGCGCACGGCAGGACCTGGCGGATCACCTGCACCACCCGGCAGATCAGCGGCGTGCTGGCAGCGGTCCGGGCCGGGATCGGCGTGGCCGTGATGCCGACCTCGCTGGTGCCTGAAGACCTGAAGATCATCACCCGTCGCTTCGACCTTCCCGCCGTGGGCGATGTGGACTTCACCCTGATCCGCAATCCGCTGGCGAACGCCGAGGTGATCGACGCCCTCACCCAGTCGATCGTCGGCCGGACCATTAACCGGCAAACTTAACTCTCTTCCGGCATGATTTCCAGTATTTGGGGGAGTTAGGGGGTTCGTGTCCATTGATAGGGGAACTGGCATAGCCTATGCTGATTTTTCAAGGTCAAGCAGCAGGCCAGTTCACTAATTCAAGCGCGTCCCCTGCATGGGAAAACGCTTGGGACAGGCAGCCAATGACGACAGCCAGGAACATCCATCTCGGTTCTGCACACGCACGCCCGTACTCTGCACCGCGGCCGTCCACGCGCCAGAACACCCTCGGAACCGGACACGCCTCCCTCGACTCCGGTTACGTAGGAAAACCCACCTGCGACAAATGCCGTACCGACGAATTCGTTTATCTTGAGTCGTACATTCCGCCCACCTACCGGCGTGACGGAAGTGTAGCCACCCTTGGCGAAGTGGCCTACACCTGCACACGCTGCGAGGACTTCTCGGCCCACAGCGTCCCGGCCACCTGGGCACCGCCCGGCTGGTACCTGGGCTAGTAACCGCAAAACGAAAGCCCGGCAGCCACTTTCCCTGGCTGCCGGGCTTTCGTGTGTCCCTGAGGAGGCAGTGGCCTAGATCAGAGCGTCGGACAGGTGGTTCGGGGTACCGAAGCGGTGGGCGGTGATGCTGACAGCCTGCTCGTGCAGGAACGGCAGCAGTTCGACGCGGCCAGCTTCAGTAACGGCGTGGGCGTAGATGGCCAGGTCGGGCCGCCCGCCGGTCGCTTCCGCCAGCGCGGACGCGTCGCCACCGATCAGGCGGATGCGGGCCCCGGACAGCTTGCCGGCTGCGGCGAGGTGACCCGCGGAAGCCAGCCAGCCGGCGTCGGACTCCACTGTCACGTCGATGTCTTGTGCGGTGAGCACGGAGCGCAGCTGGGCGGGAAGTTCGACGGCGGCGGACACAGTGAGTGCCGACCCCGCCAGCACCCCGGCTGCCACGGTCCGGACGAGGTGGGCCAGCGGCTCACCTTCGGAGAGGCGGATGGTGACCGGAAGGCTGCGGTAGCGGAAGATGTTGCGTTCCGCGCTCAAGCCGGAGACGTCCTTGGCGGTGCCGAACTCGTCGGCCCAGGCCTCGGCGTCGGAGGCCAGTGCCCGCTGGACAGACTCAAGCTCTGCAGGCTGCAGGGCGGGTCCGGCCGCGTTCATGATGCGGCGGACACCGGCGTGGCTGACATCCGCGGTGGCTGCGCTGGTGGCAGGCACCCAGTCGCCAAGCCCGGCCAGGTAGTTGGGGCCGCCCGCCTTGGTGCCGGCGCCAACGGCCGACTTCTTCCAGCCGCCGAAGGGCTGGCGCTGCACGATGGCGCCGGTGATGCCCCGGTTCACGTACAGGTTGCCTGCCTGGATGGTCTCCAGCCAGATGCCAAGCTCCTCGGTGTTGAGCGAGTGCAGTCCGGCAGTGAGGCCGTACTCGATCTGGTTCTGGATGGCGATGGCCTCTTCCAGCGTCTCAGCGGTCATCACGCCAAGGACGGGGCCGAAGAATTCGGTGAGGTGGAAGTAGGAACCGCGCTTGACGCCGTAGCGCACGCCCGGGCTCCAGAGCCGTCCGGTTTCGTCCAGCTTCTTCGGTTCCACCGCCCAGTTTTCGCCGTCGCCCAGGGTGGTGAGGGCGTTGAGGAGCTTGCCGTTGGCCGGCTCGATGATCGGGCCCATCTGGCTGGTGGGATCCTGCGGGTAGCCCACCTTGAGGGAGGTGACTGCGTCGATGAGCTGGTTGTGGAACCGCTTGGACTTGGCCACCGAGCCCACCAGGATCACCAGCGAGGCGGCGGAGCACTTCTGCCCGGCGTGGCCGAACGCGGAGTAGGCCACGTCCTTGGCGGCGAGGTCCAGGTCCGCGCTGGGGGTGATGATGATGGCGTTCTTGCCGCTGGTCTCGGCCAGGAGGGGCAGGTCCTTGCGGAAGGAGCGGAACAGCTCTGCGGTTTCGTAGCCGCCAGTCAGGATGACGCGGTCCACGGCGGGGTGGCTGATGAGCTGGGTGCCGAGCTCCCGCTCCCCCAGCTGCACCATGGTCAGCGCGCCCTTGGGGACGCCGGCCTCCCACAGGGCTTCCACCATGACGGCGCCGCTGCGGGCGGCCTGCTTGGCAGGTTTGATCACGACGGCGGAGCCGGCGGCGAGTGCCGCAAGGGTGGACCCAGCGGGGATGGCGACCGGGAAGTTCCATGGCGGAGTGACAACGGTGAGCTTGGCTGGGACGAACGTGGCGCCGTCGACCGTGTCCAGCTTTCGGGCGGACTCGGCGTAGTAATGGGCAAAGTCAACGGCCTCGCTGACCTCGGGATCGCCCTGGTCGATGGTCTTGCCGGTTTCGCTGGCCATGACCTCGAGCAGGTCGGCGCGGCGGGCTTCCAGGATCTCGCCCGCGCGGTGCAGGGTCTCGGCGCGCTCGTTGCCGGAGAGCCGGCCCCAGGCCTTGCCCTTCTCAAGGGCATTGTCGATGGCGCTGTTGAGGGTTTCCTCGTCGTTGATGAAGGCAGCCTTGACGGAGTCCTCGCCCAGGATGGAGGAGGCGACACGGTCCAGGATGGCGCGGCCCCAGGTGCGGTTGGCGGGGAGCGCGGGATCGGTGTCGGGGGTGTTCCGGAAGCCGGCGTGCGGCATCGGCTCCGGCGGAAGGTTCCGGTCCTGGCGGCGGTTGGGCAGTGGAACGGTGTTGTCCAGGGCCTCCAGCGAGGAGAGGAAACGCTGCTTTTCGCGCTCGAACAGGCCCTCGTTTTCGCTGAGCTCGAAGACCGCGGACATGAAGTTTTCCTGGCTGGCGCCCTCTTCCAGGCGGCGGATCAGGTAGGCGATGGCGACGTCGAACTCGGCCGGGTGCACCACGGGTGTGTAAAGGAGCAGGGATCCGACATCCTTCTTGACGGCCTCGGCCTGGCCCTGTGCCATACCCAGCAGCATCTCGAACTCGATACCGGACTCAACGCCGCGCTGCTTGGCCAGCAGCCAGGCGAAGGCGATGTCGAACAGGTTGTGGCCCGCCACGCCAATGCGGATGTTCCTGATCCGGTCCGGGTGCAGCGCGTAGTTGATGACCCGCTTGTAGCTGGTATCGGAGTCCTGCTTGCTGCCCCAGGTGGCCAGTGGCCAGTCGTGGAGGGAAGCTTCCACCTGTTCCATGGGCAGGTTGGCGCCCTTCACCACGCGGACCTTGATGCCGGCACCGCCGTTGGCTCGCCGCTCCGCGGCCCAGTCCTGCAGGCGCATCATGGCGGACAGCGCGTCCGGGAGGTAGGCCTGCAGTACGATGCCGGCTTCGAGGTTCTTGAACTCGGGCTTGTCCAGGATCCGGGTGAAGACCGCAATGGTCATGTCCAGGTCCTTGTACTCCTCCATGTCCAGGTTGATGAACTTGGCCTTGCGGCCACCCGATGCGAAGGAGTTGGCGCGCTGGAACAGCGGGGTGAGCTTCTCGACGACGTGTTCCACCGCTTCGTCGAAGGCCCAGGCGGAGTGCGGGGCCACCGTGGAGGAAACCTTGATGGAGACATAGTCGACGTCGGGGCGTGCCAGCAGCGTGTGCGTGCCCTCGAGGCGGCGGGAGGCCTCGTGCTCGCCCAGGACAGCCTCGCCCAGGAGGTTGACGTTGAGCTTGATGCCGTCCTTCTTGATCTTGGCGATGGCCGGGCCCAGCTTGGCGTCGGTGGCGTCCACGATCAGGTGT
Encoded here:
- a CDS encoding CAP domain-containing protein, which encodes MAPSFIGVLCALALVSSSAAAPPEPLPFGQASGTASITLQAPLVRGSGTSMQADTAGKLTPAVDPDIRVASPLTGAAPTPEPAPAPPTATSAPDLAPPSDAGVAPSTETSPSPPPTSASPATPQTTSIPPLWAPDQELSSPSTTQLAAPDSSAPLSTEALVPDSNSSAILTVFTKINEYRVANGLNKVKYHPTVAGLSQEWSDNIATREVIEHRASFWTDPRALNPNNGAGEVIAIRTDRDAAQLVEWWKGSPGHNAMLLDPRFNVMGAGISYTNSTYQIWGVVNFFGYTTLPAGTLDSPGGAGSGGAFPPPPPSLCDAPVKHMPPTLNLAAAAITGPADLVSVDSAGQLLNRASTGPRTYAAAKVIGSGFGGAKEVFVTDWDRDGAYDVLTQWTGGNLTLYRGIATGGFQAPITLGTGGWNTLTLAVGGWCANNRMPQILALDGAGNLFMYANRGTGDIADRVTIATGIYASRLSMVDYDADGFQDVLALKTDGTVQLYRGWGTTAVRAEARPTVATGWTDVTGIRALRNVTGLNSTGVALRRANDTVQYWDLSSGSLASPSNITGPWSGQRLAQ
- a CDS encoding MFS transporter, whose translation is MAPPPPSSASISQPVIDAAGSAPPNNQTQPIPVVAERLPWKHTFISLKVPNFRIFAAGHFIAVIAIWMQRIAQDWLVLQLSGSVTAVGITVALQFLPSLLLGPWGGMIADRFAKRKILILCQSVAAVLAATLATLALSGVIMVWHVYGIALVLGLVTVLDQPARQVFVNELVGPTYLRNAISVNSTTFQLGGLIGPAMAGLLLTAVGAGWAFAANALACCSTVVMLLVLRKDQLFVSAPTPKSKGMLREGLRYALSKPTIYWPWLMAGFVSVFAMSLPVILAAFADHVFQVGAGGYGVLNALVALGALSGAVASTRRRQLRLRSVVFCAGMYGLMLCLAALAPSMVSFGAVMVLSGFWCLMFLTGCNQLVQVSSNLGIRGRVMSLYIMVQIGGQALGGPMLGSIAEHANPHVALLVSGGVPALAAITVAAILARKGGLAVRMDIKARRPLRIVSRHAGT
- a CDS encoding LysR substrate-binding domain-containing protein, which codes for MFEPAQLRSFLAVADTLSFTKAAERLGLAQPTISQHIRKLEAAAKRSLITRDTRDVRLTDNGDAMAGFARNILSAHDAAARYFSGSAMRGRLRFGTADDLAITGLPRILREFRQIYPQINLELTVGQSDQLYRKLNAGQLDLVFVKWVAGAKDGTVVQHDSFSWVGLEQTVMEPGTPVPLIAYPAPSLSRKLAIVALEAHGRTWRITCTTRQISGVLAAVRAGIGVAVMPTSLVPEDLKIITRRFDLPAVGDVDFTLIRNPLANAEVIDALTQSIVGRTINRQT
- a CDS encoding cation:proton antiporter; amino-acid sequence: MDPLAQTLVELGAVVFCLGLLARLAGRIGMSPIPFYLLGGLAFGAGGVVKLEGMHEFAHLSGEIGVILLLLMLGLEYTAAELFTGLRRSWQAGILDLVLNFLPGAGLALLLGWGGVGAMVMGGVTYISSSGIAAKVITDLGRLGNRETPVVLSILVFEDLAMAVYLPILTATLAGVSFLGGLTTVGIALAVVTVVLMVALRHGHHVSKAVHSENSEVFLLNVLGAALLVAGAASAMQVSAAVGAFMLGIAISGSTAHNATRILEPLRDLFAAIFFVAFGLNTDPASIPPVLGWALVLAVATAGTKMITGIWAAKQAGIARPGRFRAGAALVARGEFSIVIAGLAVASGAVPHELAALATAYVLLMAVLGPLAARYVEPLAKPFIRPRAVAPQT
- a CDS encoding SRPBCC family protein, encoding MAIAEHEVLIERDAMPVYQYLLDATNLPAWRSDVRSVKLVRGPADANGALYRKMVAGRSGLSIPAELEITNLRPGAEIEFHIVSGPATRWGGYYLSSEDAGTRVRFAMEAKRGGRFGFLSRFTFLDGMLQRRVSSDVAQLDRLKHVLELQPAL
- a CDS encoding bifunctional proline dehydrogenase/L-glutamate gamma-semialdehyde dehydrogenase, whose protein sequence is MTHVAMEPAVVKAATPQTVDVDVPQAKALADEAVALVRHWLTEAAKVPVDPSAQQLAGVLKDPNGLEFTVGFVDGVVRPEDLNVAARNLAALAPKVPAFLPWYMRSAVALGGAMAPVMPQVVIPIARKVLREMVGHLIVDATDAKLGPAIAKIKKDGIKLNVNLLGEAVLGEHEASRRLEGTHTLLARPDVDYVSIKVSSTVAPHSAWAFDEAVEHVVEKLTPLFQRANSFASGGRKAKFINLDMEEYKDLDMTIAVFTRILDKPEFKNLEAGIVLQAYLPDALSAMMRLQDWAAERRANGGAGIKVRVVKGANLPMEQVEASLHDWPLATWGSKQDSDTSYKRVINYALHPDRIRNIRIGVAGHNLFDIAFAWLLAKQRGVESGIEFEMLLGMAQGQAEAVKKDVGSLLLYTPVVHPAEFDVAIAYLIRRLEEGASQENFMSAVFELSENEGLFEREKQRFLSSLEALDNTVPLPNRRQDRNLPPEPMPHAGFRNTPDTDPALPANRTWGRAILDRVASSILGEDSVKAAFINDEETLNSAIDNALEKGKAWGRLSGNERAETLHRAGEILEARRADLLEVMASETGKTIDQGDPEVSEAVDFAHYYAESARKLDTVDGATFVPAKLTVVTPPWNFPVAIPAGSTLAALAAGSAVVIKPAKQAARSGAVMVEALWEAGVPKGALTMVQLGERELGTQLISHPAVDRVILTGGYETAELFRSFRKDLPLLAETSGKNAIIITPSADLDLAAKDVAYSAFGHAGQKCSAASLVILVGSVAKSKRFHNQLIDAVTSLKVGYPQDPTSQMGPIIEPANGKLLNALTTLGDGENWAVEPKKLDETGRLWSPGVRYGVKRGSYFHLTEFFGPVLGVMTAETLEEAIAIQNQIEYGLTAGLHSLNTEELGIWLETIQAGNLYVNRGITGAIVQRQPFGGWKKSAVGAGTKAGGPNYLAGLGDWVPATSAATADVSHAGVRRIMNAAGPALQPAELESVQRALASDAEAWADEFGTAKDVSGLSAERNIFRYRSLPVTIRLSEGEPLAHLVRTVAAGVLAGSALTVSAAVELPAQLRSVLTAQDIDVTVESDAGWLASAGHLAAAGKLSGARIRLIGGDASALAEATGGRPDLAIYAHAVTEAGRVELLPFLHEQAVSITAHRFGTPNHLSDALI
- the dcd gene encoding dCTP deaminase, with the translated sequence MLISDRDIRAEIDSQRIVLEPYDPAMVQPSSVDVRIDKFFRLFDNHKYAHIDPAQEQPELTRLVEVEQDEAFILHPGEFVLGSTYETVTLPDDIAARLEGKSSLGRLGLLTHSTAGFIDPGFSGHVTLELSNMATLPIKLWPGMKIGQLCFFRLTSAAEYPYGQGEYGNRYQGQRGPTASRSHLNFHRTSI